CTGTTGCAATTAAAAACAGTGTTCGACGTCGGAATTTCTATCTACTGACTTTTGCGAAATATAATAGGAAAAACGATTGTTTTATAGCGCCGTAGAGGAATTATAAACTGGCgaacgtaaaatatttgtaaaatgtttaaattctGAGATCTCGAAATCCGTCAAACGTTaagatctaaaaattgttGACAAATTTTCCGCCATTCCTCTCATGGCAAAAAGTGAATTGACAATGAAAAGACAAGATTATCTTCTCTTCGTATAAGATAAATATGAGCCAAAGCAAATCACTCGTATTACCAACATCGAACGAACAGTTGATTTTTCAATCTTCTATTCGCCAAACAGTCTCAACAGCGAACAGAGTGCTATCCACCCCACAAGTCCTAAATGACTTTTCGCAAAAGATACTTCTCGCATGGTAAATAAAGACTGcattatacataaaaataataaggGAAATTcggaatatatgtattaagaAGTTCCTTTGGAATTTAGCAGGATCGTTCCTTGTCGGTGGCGTTAAACGCGTTTGCCAGCGACAAACAGCCGGCCTCTGGAACTGTTTAAACAACGAATTAATTTGTTGTTTGCCGTTGTTGACGGGGATTCTACGGCGGCTGTTTGCCGTGGAAATtgtagaagaaagaaaatatcaattttgtgCGCGCTCGcgcaaacacacacacacgcacacgcacacgcaACGCGAGCGCCGGCTTgaaaacattaaattaatataatatttgatcatttattaaattgccGCGTACAAACTCGATGCAACGAAACAGAGAATTGCAGAGGAATATCGAGAGaggggaagaaaaaagagaaagaatgggtaagaggaagagaaaaatggaGAAACGTGTATCGGTGGCGGTCGTTATTTCTACCGAACGAACAGatcgaaagataaaaattgacTTTGCTTGTTTAAACTGTACACACCGGGACTTTTATGATGTTTGAGCGAAACGATGGGGATGCAACGAGTATAATCGATAATGATACGTTGATTCTTTCGATCTCGTCCTCGACCATCGATGAAAACCATTATTTTTCCtccctctcttttcttttctttttttttttttttttatttttctattttcgttCCTGGAAGGGAAGTTGCGTAACGTCGAAAATATTGACGCTCGAAAACGTGTAACAAGGTTAACATGTGTGGAGTATCGTCGGAACTTTTTAACTGGCACTGTTCGATAGATTGAAATACGTATTATACTCTTGCTATTTAGTCAGTCTTAACCCTGCTACGACCCTCCCAtttttacgtatatttatattccagTCTAACTCTTGTTTTTGCAAGCAGAAAAGCTTGCCGTAGTTTACGAAAAAATTTCAGCGTATAATCGGAACGAAAAATCGCACGTCTCGATATACgttttctgatatttttcgcagactgaaaattattaaagaaatcaCGAACGATATCGATGTCTATTTCATGTTCGTCTCTCTTTTCAAGATAGCAAGAGAATATTTTAGCATCTTTAATTTCTGTCCCATGCGTTCCCATTTTTTTAGATAAAGTAATTACATTGATAATTACATTACGCGACAATCCTTAGAAACTTATtagattaaaaatgaaatatataatataattatataattatttatataacatataaagatattaaaattattgcgTAGCAGGGTCAATTGTCTCGAACTTACGTCTAAAAAAAAAGCGTATTTAGTTGAGGatattacttaaaataatatttataatatcgatataaaaaCGTAAGAGAttcttaaaattacttttataaaaattgtataagagTACCAAATCTTCCCTGTATACCTAATGCTGACGATGTTGAAGttgatttaaaaatgattGATCTAAATTGACAAAAATCGAACCAGTTGAAAAGTTCAAGGGGaattaaactaaaaatatGATACAGGCTTGGAAAACAGTGTACACTCGATATTGAAAATGATAAACAAAGAATTGAGAAATCAAACGCATGCTAAACAAGCTGCAAAAGCCATGCCAACGTAGTAATTTACGCTATTTAAATGTACACACGCTtatcgtataattaattacagcTACAAAGCGAAAGTGAAAGAATCCGCAGACTCTAAAACTATTTTCcccacatttttttttttttcacgaaattttcaaccgtaaattttaatgtcgtaaattttaatattggaaatatattcgtttctttcatttccacTTCGAACACATCGAAACTGTACAATAGGTAAGTAGAAGAAGAGTACAGAAAAGTGAAAATCAAGagatcgtgaaaatataaaaatggataAATAACTTTAGGTGAATTATTAAACAGAGAGAGATTTCTtccaaaatacaaaatactcTAACTCTTCTCGTACTTCGAACAAAAGCCATCGAGAAAAACATATAcgattattaatatctttgaaCGATCTTAAGCTTGGTTGCAGGTTTCATTCCCGGTATATCGCTTCGTTTATATTAGAAATGATACTACATGCTTTAGGAGTGTCTCTTATACAACTAGAAGAACAcgataaaaatacaagaaaaggCAACAAAGTACTAGAAATAATGCTCTAGAATATTTTGTCCAACTATAAAACAatcattttatacatttggCCCGTAAACATCgtgacaaatattttcttaaaaagctGAAACAGAGAACCCTTAAGAAGTCCAAGTAACTAAATAAACAATTGACGAAATCACCGAAATAACACGATAAAAACCTACGATATATATCTTGATAAAATACTTGtttaaaatcgatatttttcttcttaatctTTGTTCTTAATCGACACTTGTTCTTAATCTGGAGCATACGCTCAAAATACCTAAAATATTGACTTAAAGGTAGCTGCTGAAGATacatttgtttaaatattccgCAAACACAGCGAACCAAGCGAAAGGTCGTTCGTCGAGCCCGAAGGAATAGCGCGAAGCGTGTCcacgaagaaagaggaagaaagacagAAAAAGTGTCTATACGGaaagagacagacagagagaaaaggagTGGTACAACGATAGACCTACGTGCTATTCGACATGTACATAGTAGTAGCCTCTAGCAAGCCCTTGAAGCCCCCCTCGCTCAACGGCGACCGTTGGTTCGCGTTTGGTTCGCAGGGGCCCCGCGCGTACGTAGCCTAAATGTAGGCGGTGGTGTAGGTAGCGCGTGAAGGTGCTGTCAGGACTCTGGAGGTCAGGATTCCCGTCGAGCAGAGATCTTTCGGCACGAAGGAGCCACCACCGACTACGGTCACTTCCGGGATCTCGGTGATGGCTCGGCTcgtttcgtcgtcgtcgtcgtcgacgtcgtcgtcgccgccgttcAGACGACTCCGAGCTTCGTCCTCGCTCACCGTTCTCCGCGCGTCTTTCGTCCCATTGTCGTTCCTTTCTGCGATCGTTCCACCCTTGTCCGTTTCGACGAACGATCTCTTCGACACCGAACTAcccttcttcttcctcgacTTCTTCGATCCTGCTCTCTGATGATGACCACGCGACAATTCCACCTCCTTCTTCGACTCTTTTATCCTTTTCTCTTGCACGTTCGAGGATATCGCGCCAAGACTCTTCGTCGTAGCCGAATCTGTTTTAGGCTCGTCGTCTTTCATCGGCAACATATCCTCGTCTTTCGTCTTCTTCGAGCTCGGGTTCTCATCCAAACGATGTTCGACGAGGATAAGGTCGTCGTTCTCGCGTTGATCGGAACTTCTGGTCTCTAACGCGAGCTCGGAAGCAGAGAAATTGGAGCTCTCATCCAAACTGACATCCGTGCGATGTTGCTCGAAACTGCTGCTAGCGGTAACTATCAGCGACGACTGGTTACCACTGCTAGACACCTGACACTGATCATCCAACGACCACGAAGCATTGATGGACGTTGTTGGACTGCTACAATCAGCGGTTCGATAAGCGTTCGTCTTGTCTGCGACGAAATGGTGTGCCAGGTCCGCGGTTCGGGAACGTAGTAACGAGGTGATGTGTTGTGGGACTATCGAGGACAACGACGATGTCGATGACGGTGGTGCGGGGATCAGGCTACAGGTGTCGGATAGAGCGGTACGCACGGGGGTGCTGGTTACGTAGGATTGCGTAGTATCGAAAGTAGCGACAGGCGTGACTGATCTTGCGTTTACGCACTTTGCCGCGTGATTCTCGGCCAGGCACTTGGACGCCCGGGCCTCCTGCAGCTCCCGTCTCAGCGCCAGAGTCTCTTCCTCGAACGCGGCGATCTCGCGGCCTTCGTTGCTACGTGCCAATCAACACACAATTTCCACcatgtttatatatacatatgtgttcAGCACGCGGAGATCGCGCGCGCGTATTATCCATTAGACGGCGTATGTGTTTTGTTGGTTCTGCGTTTTGTGGGTGGGTGTTTGGTGCATGCGGTCCCATTTTCACGTGCGGGGTGTAAATAATTGAGAAAGTGCAGGTGCAAAGAGAAGATGGAAGGATAAGAAAGCTGGGTAATGGTCTCgtgcattttttttctttttcgtttttaaataGGTGAAGTTTCTCTTGAATTTCGAGATTAAATTGAAGCCTTTCTCAAATTCAGGTTCAGTGGATGAAGGTTTGCGACAGGCGAGTTACTAAATATCCAAGTGATCCGCAATAATTTCGACTAATTCACTTACAAACAGCGAGTGTTTTCGCACAAGCTTTCCGTTAAAACGACGATTCGTAAGCGTTCGCTAGATGGTTTTAGAGTTAGAGAAGAGTGTTGCAAGATGCTATTTAGTTTGGAAATCATTTAGCGAGAAAGATCTTTAAGAGGAGTTTGAAATAGCTTTCAAGCAACGAGTGGCGATTCGTTTAAGCGTTTACTCGGTGATTTAAATCGAAAGAATGTTACtgcgataaaattaaatgattatttGGCAACTAACGTCTGTAAAGGTCAATTCTATACCGACGTGTATATTAGATTTTCTGAACGGAtttagaaaggaaagaaaagtatGGCTGTATGATAATACGCTAGATACATAGCTATTTAGCGATGAACGTTTCAAGACTGgttttttaaaatgattttttaaagagCGATGAATACCAGTTTGCAAAGGGAACGGCTTTCCGAGttgaaacttaaatctaagAGAAGAAATTTAAAGCAATTTCAGCTAGGTAATTAATTTAGTGGTTTTGAAAAGTAAGAGATAAATTGCAACTCGCAAGCATTCTGTGAGATCAGAAATTAGCGGTTAGTTTCTTAAaggattttaaaaaaaaatgtctaaaACGTTACAAAAGTACAAATAGGctgaaaagaggaaaaatgtGGTAGAAGCTCGAGtgattatttgaaaagttcTAGCTAACGTGTTAATTAGTGCgcttaataattttgtagttCGGATGGTTTCGGTTATTAAATGTtcgtgtaatattttatttagagaAATGAATAGTGCTAGAGCTATAGAGGCAAGTTATTGCATGCTGGTTGTTAGTAATAgattaaagtaattaattcGGTGATCAGAGATTTCCtataagaaaattgaaaatattgtatatatatatatcttctaTGTTATAGGTCacaaaggaagaaataaagtTCTAACAACACGGTTGATGACCAATCTTCTACGTTAACAAAAACGTCTACGTCAACAAAAATtgcaacaaaatattttactcaaattagaaataaattcttgCCGGTCCATAAAAGAATATCAAGTCGTAAATAAAAACACGTGTAAAATTGCAaagtacatttttaattaacgaaacacTCCTTTTAGGTGACAAAGAAATCTAACAATagataaaacgatataaataatagaaatatcatAATTCTGTTCGGCCTGCTAAAATGCAGGAAAACGGCAAAAAAGATGTGAAAGAAACAGAAcagaaaaaattggaaaaaaataaaaaagaaaagactacGATATTTCTAATTATCAACGACTTATACAATCTTTCTCCTGGTTGAGGAAAAGATCCAATAAAAGTGTGtaataaagaaaaggaaagtatATCGCAATATGCGACGGcaaatcaaatttcaaatttgctTCCACCAATCAAAcgtggaaataaattatttcgacAAAGCTACTTTTCCGTGAAACTCCACGCTTATCGCTCGTGATCGCAATTTGAGAAACGTTCGATCGATACAAATCCCACGTGGTCTATCGATATCAATGATATTTCACAAGATTTAAATTCAGTGCGAGTCGTTATACTAGATGAAAAACCACGTGTAAAACAATCCACAAAACCTGTATTtgatagaagaagaaataatgaAGAAGTAGCAAAGTTTATTACAGGAATTTGCAATAATCATGCCAAACTATAACTGGGTACTCACTTTACGTTCAGCTTCAACGTGGCAACTTCCTCCTCCAGTTTTGCTATTCGCCTGtcgctttcttctttctcctccATCAGTTTCATTATTTGATTCTGAAACGATTCGACGAGAAACTCGCGCGTTCATAAATGTTCTTTCGTTAACGTAaaagtttttattatatttagaactgatttgaaaattattggcAAAGTGtgaatttgttagaaatatagagatataaaaataaagaaacctGTACACGGGTTTAATGAATTCTAAGACGGTCGGTTGGAAGAAATTTTTCCCGAAGTTTCCTCCCGTCGGAAGAAAACGAGgataaagataaaagataaGGGGGCAATAATACTCGGCACAGATAAGATGGCTCGGCACGTTTCGAAAGAAATCAAACAATTTACATAGCAACCTGCAATTTTTCAccagataacgttttactggCTTGGATCTCTTTGCTCGTACGATTCCGTAGAACGTGCTCGCAATTACCAAGTACCGTGgaagagaaataatatttttgaaaagaatCGTTTATGATATTCGTTTGCACGTGCTACGATAATTGATTTTCaagtacgtacgtacatacatattgtacattatacgatattccTTAAAATCCGCTTAAATTTCTCCGTCTAACGCCGGTTGCGATGAAAGTTCAAGAATTAAACAACACGGAGAACGTCCTTCGATCGTAATTTTCGAAGATGTAACGAAAATACCAATCGAGCGTTCTTCGTGTGAAATGTTCGTTTTAAGACATCGGATTCtgaaattacaaaacattCGTTCTCTCCAAAGTAATTCTCCGGTATTCTCTTTATCCTGCGATCGTAAACGCTCTCTtcgatacaaataaaaaattcgttgCCGACGTAAAAGAGAATCCTTTCTGAAGagcagaaaatgaaaatagcgAGACGGTGCGAAGGACAGGATTCCGTGAATAGTGGCGACCGGCCACTTGGCCCGCGTGAAAACGCGTCGAAATGCCAGAAAGCGAACATGGCAGAAATTTACATGGTCGAAAGTGGAAGGTCCCGGAGGTTCAATTACGGAGATTGGCAACGAGA
This genomic window from Bombus fervidus isolate BK054 chromosome 5, iyBomFerv1, whole genome shotgun sequence contains:
- the LOC139987111 gene encoding uncharacterized protein isoform X2 encodes the protein MDKRLDASRLENREDVISHPKKNKKRSSKKSSMLGSWMNNIQNNQNNDIVPGMEYPHLLWQSNMPQNFQNNGQRLFTTTSDPSMCGYTQMPMTYTMEPVSLPTMYRLYQPVPVSGMRAVHSRPRRHCNQNQPLNLNMNSMVNGYTSLQENGGGSPIPANYQNGDYASLPSTANKNNGINGDEINSEHRRYSDPGLGSAEAPVQSQSEDSDSADSGSSITTVGRSNKLVLSLIEQMTELKKSNNQLFKELNETKSEIGSMKTKLAVCSSSDYQPGMLSDFIREIRQANKTYEEVLVSKVKFMIEEKLNQRSLEVANLNNQIMKLMEEKEESDRRIAKLEEEVATLKLNVNNEGREIAAFEEETLALRRELQEARASKCLAENHAAKCVNARSVTPVATFDTTQSYVTSTPVRTALSDTCSLIPAPPSSTSSLSSIVPQHITSLLRSRTADLAHHFVADKTNAYRTADCSSPTTSINASWSLDDQCQVSSSGNQSSLIVTASSSFEQHRTDVSLDESSNFSASELALETRSSDQRENDDLILVEHRLDENPSSKKTKDEDMLPMKDDEPKTDSATTKSLGAISSNVQEKRIKESKKEVELSRGHHQRAGSKKSRKKKGSSVSKRSFVETDKGGTIAERNDNGTKDARRTVSEDEARSRLNGGDDDVDDDDDETSRAITEIPEVTVVGGGSFVPKDLCSTGILTSRVLTAPSRATYTTAYI
- the LOC139987111 gene encoding uncharacterized protein isoform X1, whose protein sequence is MDKSRLDASRLENREDVISHPKKNKKRSSKKSSMLGSWMNNIQNNQNNDIVPGMEYPHLLWQSNMPQNFQNNGQRLFTTTSDPSMCGYTQMPMTYTMEPVSLPTMYRLYQPVPVSGMRAVHSRPRRHCNQNQPLNLNMNSMVNGYTSLQENGGGSPIPANYQNGDYASLPSTANKNNGINGDEINSEHRRYSDPGLGSAEAPVQSQSEDSDSADSGSSITTVGRSNKLVLSLIEQMTELKKSNNQLFKELNETKSEIGSMKTKLAVCSSSDYQPGMLSDFIREIRQANKTYEEVLVSKVKFMIEEKLNQRSLEVANLNNQIMKLMEEKEESDRRIAKLEEEVATLKLNVNNEGREIAAFEEETLALRRELQEARASKCLAENHAAKCVNARSVTPVATFDTTQSYVTSTPVRTALSDTCSLIPAPPSSTSSLSSIVPQHITSLLRSRTADLAHHFVADKTNAYRTADCSSPTTSINASWSLDDQCQVSSSGNQSSLIVTASSSFEQHRTDVSLDESSNFSASELALETRSSDQRENDDLILVEHRLDENPSSKKTKDEDMLPMKDDEPKTDSATTKSLGAISSNVQEKRIKESKKEVELSRGHHQRAGSKKSRKKKGSSVSKRSFVETDKGGTIAERNDNGTKDARRTVSEDEARSRLNGGDDDVDDDDDETSRAITEIPEVTVVGGGSFVPKDLCSTGILTSRVLTAPSRATYTTAYI